ACTACTTGGGAGGAAGTTAAGACGTCGCTCAGGGATGGATACCCTGTTATTGTTGCTGGATTCTTTACGTCAGAGGGTCATGTCGTACCCATAGTTGGTTATACACCCACGCACATGATCGTTAATGACAGCTATGGAGACACTTTATCTGGTGAATACAATACTCAAAAAAGCGGAGAAAGGATATTTTACAGACTCGACTTTATGAATGCTGCTTTATTTCCTGACGGCGAATTTTGGGCATATTTTATCTCTCCTTAGGTTTTAATTAGTCCGGCTTCTACCACAAAGTTGGAGGTCATCTTGGCTTGTTTCAGGATGGCTGCTGAAATAGTCTTTCAGCCAGTTACACCCCATCACCATTAAAGGAGAGGGGTCTTTTTCTTGATTATCATCAGTTGTATCTCCCTTAAAAATTGGTCGGAGGCTAGTCCAAACCCTTATAGTTTTGTCATCACCGGCAGATACAATCATCTGACCGTCACGGCTAAAACTGAGGTTTGTGATCTGACCTTTATGCCCTCTAAAAGTATCAATAAGCTGAGGGTTTCGCAGACCTATGGCCTTCTGTATTTCAGTTTTGTCAGCCTCAATTTTCCAAAGTATAATCTCGCCATCTTTACTAGCTGAGGCAAAAATGTAGCTGTCTCTGTTTGGGCTGAAAGTGACACGGTTGCCGCCTTCAAAACTATTTAGCAATCCCCCCTTGCGATCCCACAATTTCATCGTCCCATCATCACTAGCTGAAGCAATAATCGTCCCATCCGCACTAAAACTAACACTCAAAACTCGCCCGCTATGCTCTATCAAAGTATTTATTGACTTGTCGTCTAGATGCCAAAGTTTAACTGTGCTATCACCGCTGGCTGAGGCGATTATTTTATTGTCTGGGCTAAAAGCAATGCTGTTCACTGCATTACTATGTTGCCCTAAAGTTTTAATAAATTTGCCATCGCGGTTCCAAAGTTTAATAGTCCTGTCAGAACTGGCAGAGGCAATGATTTTACCATCGGGGCTGAAGGTGACACTATTGACTTCTCCTGCATGGCCCTGAAGCGTTTTAATAAATTTGCCATCGCGGTTCCAAAGTTTAATAGTTCTGTCAGAACTGGCCGATGCAAAGATTTTGCTGTCAGGACTAAAACTAAGGCTATTGACGCGCAATTTATGTTCCTTAAGAGTTTGGAGAAATGTGCCGTCAGAACGCCAAAGATTAATGTTTTGATCGCGACCGGCAGAAGCAATTAATTGACCATCTGGACTAAAGCTTGCACTTCTAACTTGAGCGGTGTGTTTTTCCAAGCGGTTTTGCTCTCTAACTCCATAGACTAAGTTTTGCAAGCTAGCAGCAACTTCTCTCTTTGTTGCCTCATCAACACTGCCTAACTGTTGCAATTGTTTTCCAACTTGCAAACCTTCTATGAAGTGTTTAATCGCAGGCTCAGCAGCAAAGCGGGCTTGCGCTTCCTTAGCCAGGGCTATAATTTCTGCTTCTTTCTGCCGGCGTGTGGCAATCTGGCTTTGCTTCAATGCAAAAAGTGCTGAACCTGCCACTAACAAGGAACCAGCTACCAGCGCCACTGCAATTTTCTGAGTTCTTCTGATTTCTTGTAGCCGGCGTTCTTCTTCTTGCCTGCTTTCACGCTCGCGCAGCTCCACACTAGCATCAATAAATTGATTTTCTTCTTCACTTAACCTACCGAGTCTATCAAACTCTTTTTTCTCTCGCAGTTCGGCTACCTGGGCTAATTTCGAGCCACTCCAGAGTTCATCCTCAGCCTTCACCTTGGAGTCAGCCAGCGCTTTTTTCCAATTTTTGGCATCTTCACACAAGCGATTTCTAATCAGAATAATTTCTTGGCTGTCTTCTATCCATTTTTTTAACGTATCCCAGGAATTAATTAGCGTTTCATGGGCAATTTCTACAGTCGATTGTTCTTGGCGATTACTGACTAAGAGCTTATTGTCGATGAACTGATTCAGCAGTTGTTGGGAATTCTCGCTAAATTCTGAAAGATTCGCCC
Above is a window of Microcoleus sp. FACHB-672 DNA encoding:
- a CDS encoding NACHT and WD repeat domain-containing protein; translation: MLGNQQQVQTFGDISMGDGNVFTINQIIQVTASEIQTRPLNRISPYRGLKRFESSDKDLFFGRDQLIASLIKAISQSNLILLLGASGSGKSSVVRAGLIPQLAERLGSNFQDFTLTPDRDPFESLRISLVSKGYKQAEAEIATKNDSESLIQVIKTLKNDQCQLLIFVDQFEEIFTLCHDLEKRQKFINRIVQFAESDDQSVKVVLAMRADFLNRFSPYPALGKIAEKNIHIVTDMHTDELRLAIEQPAANHGVVLQQGLVEEIIQDVQGQAGSLPLLQYTLDLLWKNDEIEDRTLNTQTYRNLGGVRGALQRHVDEIYKNLTPEEQETTKQIFLRLVNITGTTEQIDVSGKAVSRRANLSEFSENSQQLLNQFIDNKLLVSNRQEQSTVEIAHETLINSWDTLKKWIEDSQEIILIRNRLCEDAKNWKKALADSKVKAEDELWSGSKLAQVAELREKKEFDRLGRLSEEENQFIDASVELRERESRQEEERRLQEIRRTQKIAVALVAGSLLVAGSALFALKQSQIATRRQKEAEIIALAKEAQARFAAEPAIKHFIEGLQVGKQLQQLGSVDEATKREVAASLQNLVYGVREQNRLEKHTAQVRSASFSPDGQLIASAGRDQNINLWRSDGTFLQTLKEHKLRVNSLSFSPDSKIFASASSDRTIKLWNRDGKFIKTLQGHAGEVNSVTFSPDGKIIASASSDRTIKLWNRDGKFIKTLGQHSNAVNSIAFSPDNKIIASASGDSTVKLWHLDDKSINTLIEHSGRVLSVSFSADGTIIASASDDGTMKLWDRKGGLLNSFEGGNRVTFSPNRDSYIFASASKDGEIILWKIEADKTEIQKAIGLRNPQLIDTFRGHKGQITNLSFSRDGQMIVSAGDDKTIRVWTSLRPIFKGDTTDDNQEKDPSPLMVMGCNWLKDYFSSHPETSQDDLQLCGRSRTN